A genomic segment from Triticum dicoccoides isolate Atlit2015 ecotype Zavitan chromosome 1A, WEW_v2.0, whole genome shotgun sequence encodes:
- the LOC119352327 gene encoding uncharacterized protein LOC119352327, with protein MDLRWSVEVKGGETLRSAPVLNGRRGVVTHVSLVHPPPSAAGGGQRVEVVEAYVKTVDGTLELASLSSERPRAELPRPVLVMGLDLFCSRVRRQGGDPTGDVAVAVRFEGLFNDGYVLPPPLEDEEDHMLWSSEDDDDDDSGAEDDESVGSDSEDYDEDDSSGEEEESDDEVDGQAAMESSAHNDMLLQMVHPSKFVLEGGSAPRFAAAGKTAGFMQVAATERQDEADLMQILVLFRYTRFSPSSCGVEARRSTKEHQLRFIATGEHTARSLEWAGSSLGLLIYPHGFRKKLQELWSSLASKVSVPPGARRVEVFVDVGLLRRADYTLASMRHMCAALEGMVAKPWPERFTGMELHLPEPVRCTRDADERPAKQRKVVAAGQECCTDVGEQPANRRRVVAAGEDCPVCWQLLEGDDLAAWPGCGKPHVFHGACLEQVLKMSETCPLCRRNLYIEPKMVVASYT; from the coding sequence ATGGACCTCCGCTGGTCCGTCGAGGTCAAGGGCGGCGAGACCCTGAGATCAGCGCCCGTGCTGAACGGCCGCCGCGGCGTCGTCACCCACGTGTCCCTCGTCCACCCGCCGCCGAGCGCAGCTGGCGGCGGACAGCGCGTCGAAGTCGTGGAAGCCTACGTCAAGACCGTCGACGGCACCCTCGAGCTCGCGTCGCTGTCGTCCGAGAGGCCGCGCGCGGAGCTGCCGCGACCGGTGCTGGTGATGGGCCTCGATCTCTTCTGCTCTCGCGTGAGGCGACAGGGCGGCGACCCCACCGGTGATGTGGCGGTCGCCGTTCGGTTTGAGGGTCTCTTCAACGACGGTTACGTTCTTCCTCCGCCGTTGGAGGACGAAGAGGATCATATGCTGTGGTCGTCggaggatgacgacgatgacgacagCGGGGCCGAGGACGACGAGTCGGTGGGTTCGGATTCGGAAGACTACGACGAAGATGACAgcagcggcgaggaggaggagagcgacgacGAGGTTGACGGACAAGCGGCCATGGAGAGCAGCGCCCACAATGACATGCTGCTACAGATGGTACACCCCAGCAAGTTCGTCCTCGAGGGAGGTTCGGCGCCGCGGTTCGCCGCCGCTGGGAAGACGGCCGGCTTCATGCAGGTCGCCGCCACGGAGAGGCAAGACGAAGCCGACCTCATGCAGATCCTCGTGCTCTTCCGCTACACCCGCTTCTCGCCATCATCGTGCGGCGTGGAAGCGCGCAGGAGCACGAAAGAGCACCAGCTCCGGTTCATAGCCACAGGCGAACACACGGCGAGGTCGCTGGAGTGGGCCGGATCGTCGCTGGGCCTGCTGATATACCCCCATGGCTTCAGGAAGAAGCTCCAGGAGCTATGGTCCAGCTTGGCGTCGAAGGTGAGCGTCCCGCCGGGAGCAAGACGCGTCGAGGTGTTCGTCGACGTTGGCCTCCTCCGGCGAGCGGACTACACGCTAGCGAGCATGCGGCACATGTGCGCCGCGCTGGAGGGCATGGTGGCGAAGCCGTGGCCCGAGCGCTTCACCGGCATGGAGCTGCACTTGCCAGAGCCGGTGCGGTGCACCAGGGACGCCGACGAGCGGCCGGCAAAGCAGAGGAAGGTCGTTGCAGCCGGGCAGGAGTGCTGCACGGACGTCGGTGAGCAGCCGGCGAACCGAAGGAGGGTTGTTGCCGCCGGGGAGGATTGCCCCGTCTGCTGGCAGCTGCTGGAGGGCGACGACCTCGCCGCGTGGCCGGGCTGCGGCAAGCCCCACGTCTTCCATGGCGCGTGCCTGGAGCAAGTCCTCAAGATGAGCGAGACGTGCCCGCTTTGCAGGCGCAACCTGTACATCGAGCCCAAGATGGTAGTCGCCAGCTACACCTAG